AAGCTTTTTATCAGAACATCCAACAAGAGGTCCTTCTAGTGAAGGGAATGACACTTTAGGAAGATTTCCCTGCTTGACAGAAACATCTAAATCAGCATCCTTCTCTGCCCCAGTTACATTCTTGCTTTCCACACATGCAAAGCCACCATTTGAACAATTGGAAGAGGTCTTCTCTCTTAAAACATTTTCCACAACCTTGATAGAAGTATCATTTTCCTTAGGCTGTACTCTTTCAATCTCATTCTTTGATAGCTCAAATGAATGCACCTCATGTGAATTTGTTGAAGTTTGCCTAGCCACCATGATGAGCTCTGCATTTTCTTCATAGTCAGGGGACCGCCTTTTCTTCCTTCGATAGGTTCTTAATTTTCCCTTCATCTGATAAGTTTTAATATTTTCCTTCTCGACCAAATCAAGGCCAGTGCCACCATTAGTATCATGTTTCTTTACCAAACTAGCAGTTGGACTTCTTGGGGAATCATTTCGGTTTTCAGATATCAAAGCATTTCCCCCCACCTTTGTCAAGTCCAACTCTGCAAGAGGACCATGAGCTTTGTTATTAATCCCAGTGGCGTTAAGCTTCTGCTTCTCTCTCATCCTCTTCTTCAGTGATCGACTCAATTCTGAAAGTAGGgctgcctttttattaatatcaACAACGGACTCAACAAGGCCAGGCTTGCCATCATtatcatttttcttcttcaaatcaGTACTAGGATTTCTTGGGAAATCACTTAGCTTTTCAGTATTTTCCCCCACCTTTATCGAGTCCAACTCGGCAATAGCACCATGAGCTTTATTATTAATCACAGTGGCGTTAAGCTTCTGCTTCTTTCTCATTCTCTTCTTCTGTGATCGACTCAATTCTGAAAGGGGGgctgcctttttattaatatcaACAACAGATTCAACAAGGCCAGGCTTGCCATCATTATCATGTTTCTTCTTCAAATCAGCACTTGGATTTCTTGAGGAGTCACTTAGCTTTTCAGCATTTTCCCCCACCTTTATCGAGTCCAACTCTGCAAGAGAACCATGAGCTTTATTATTAATCACAGTGGTGTTAAGCTTCAGCTTCTTTCTTGTTCTCTTCTTCTGCGATCGACTCAATTCTGAAAATGGGGCTGCCCTTTTATTAATATCAACAATGGACTCAACAAGGACAGGCTTGCCATCATTATCATGTTTCTTCTTCAAATCGGCACTCGGATTTGTTGGGGAATCACTTAGCTTTTCGGCATTTTCCCATTCTGCAAGAGAATCACGTGCTTTATCATCAATCACAGTGGCATTAAGCTTCTGCTTCTTTCTCATTCTCTTCTTCTGTGATCGACTCAATTCTGAAAATGGGGCAGCCCTTTCATTAATATCAACAACGGACTCAACAAGGCCAGGCTTTCCATCATTATCATGTTTCTTCTTCAAATCAGTACTTGGATTTCTTGGGGAATCACTTAGCTTTTCAGCATTTTCCCCTCCCTTTACCGAGTCCAACTCTGCACAAGGACCATGAGCTTCATTACTAATCACAGTGGCATTAAGCTTCTGCTTCTTTCTCATTCTCTTCTTCTGTGACCGACTCAATTTTGGAAGTTGTTGCAAATCTGTCTTTATATTAGTATCAACTCCACACTCATTGCATGAATTTGTTCCAATAGAATCATCCTTTATTGAAGAACCATCCCCTTGACAGTCCATCAGGCCATTCTGCTTAATTTGTCgccttttctttctcttctttcCTTTCTTTGTTTGTGaacaatttgattttaaattacaTTGCAATTCCGTGACATCTGACCCTAAACTATTGTTGACTGGAGGATCTACACTTATATCTCCATCCAAGGATGCATTTCTCATTAAACTAAATTTATCTGCATAATTACAATCTATAACATTAACCTGGCTCAAAGGACCATGCTTATTGCTTGAGCTTTTTCTTTCCTCCTCATCCTTGCATGATCTTGTTTCTGCATTACATGATGCCATCTCTCACTGATATAACCAGGGGCCAAGACTATAATTCTCTTTGCTGTAATTTCTGTTTATTATTGAGCAAGATTTGCATATCCCAGATACCTCATGACCTCACTCAGGACACTTCCTCTCATTCTTCAATTCTTATCAGAACTGATCTCCAGGTCATCCACAATACTAAGATTAGCCTTCGTACCCTCTTCCAAGCAGGTTTAACTGTTTAAGTTGTATAAATATTATCAATTTTTGACCCTTATGTAATGGCCTGCAATCATCCACAAAAACTCGCAATAAACTTCATACATCTCTAAATAACACGGCAAATATAACTACCTGCACAATGCAATATCTGCATACTGCTTGGTAATTCATAAAAAGATTAAAATAAAATGATCGCTAGCAGAATCTTTTGAATATTTTTCAAAGCAAGATTACATCTTCCACTTTGAATTAAGTGTTGAGGCCAAAGCACTAAAATAGACAAAATGAATTGCATTAAGGGCTACTGTTTCATCGATTACATCTCCAAGAACATCTCGGAGCAAGCAAGTTATTATAATTCAGCATTGCAAGGGATAAACACCCGATgaataatgaaataaatgaacAAGTTCAGGCACATAAGATGCAAGACACAACTACAGCTAAATTATAAGCAAATCATCATTacacaaatcaataaaaacctaaTTCTCTCAAATTCTCAGACGCTAGAAACATAAATAAAGCTAATTGGCCTTGGTTATCCCAAAaataaatcaaaactaaaaaagaaTGAGATTGAAAACAGCAATCGAGCAGAGTATCCACAAAGAAGATTATTAAAATCGAACAAGCACAAGCAGATCACATTTCATAGAAAAGGAACAGAAcaagagagggggggggggggggtgggttgTGTTGTGGGGGGCAGATAAGAAAAAAAACAGCAGGTTCCAGGTTCTATCCAATACAGAAGCAATAAAGGAAACCTTACCGGTTGAGGAACCAGTGGAGCGCCAGAGAAAGAGAGACGACCTGAGAGAAGTTTGAAGAGAAGGGAGGAGCAGCGAGAAAGCAGCGGTAGGGGAAGTTGGAACTTTGGAAGAGCTTCGAGCTCTAGGTCCAGCCTTCTAATCAGCAGCGCGTGCTCGTGATTTATATTGATCATTAACGGACTCGGTTTGGGCCCTGTTTAAATGGGCCAGATGCATGGATTAGCTTTGAAGATAAGGTTTGTTTGAGACAAAGCCCAaccggttttttttttttaaataaatttattaataacatCAAACCTTCTAAAACTTACTGTCATAATCAATAGAACTCGCTGATCTTTtgacaaataaaaataagaattgTCTTATATAATAATGCTAACATagatgattttaaatttttatatttaaaaataactttgaCATATGATATAAATTTTACAAGTAGTTGTTAATCATTTTGTTTGATTtagatgataaaataaataataaataaaaagatttgaattatttttattgattgataaattcaattatttttaattaatttattaataaaattgaacacaatataaaaatttttagaattaaattaataaaattaaaaatgattactaaagtttttattttttttatcatttagttttttatttatcaagttttgaaaaaaaaaacttagtttgataatatttttaaaagataatgtttagtatttttattaaaataaaaaaagataatatcactatttttatatttaactgaCATC
Above is a genomic segment from Hevea brasiliensis isolate MT/VB/25A 57/8 chromosome 17, ASM3005281v1, whole genome shotgun sequence containing:
- the LOC110653915 gene encoding uncharacterized protein LOC110653915, with protein sequence MASCNAETRSCKDEEERKSSSNKHGPLSQVNVIDCNYADKFSLMRNASLDGDISVDPPVNNSLGSDVTELQCNLKSNCSQTKKGKKRKKRRQIKQNGLMDCQGDGSSIKDDSIGTNSCNECGVDTNIKTDLQQLPKLSRSQKKRMRKKQKLNATVISNEAHGPCAELDSVKGGENAEKLSDSPRNPSTDLKKKHDNDGKPGLVESVVDINERAAPFSELSRSQKKRMRKKQKLNATVIDDKARDSLAEWENAEKLSDSPTNPSADLKKKHDNDGKPVLVESIVDINKRAAPFSELSRSQKKRTRKKLKLNTTVINNKAHGSLAELDSIKVGENAEKLSDSSRNPSADLKKKHDNDGKPGLVESVVDINKKAAPLSELSRSQKKRMRKKQKLNATVINNKAHGAIAELDSIKVGENTEKLSDFPRNPSTDLKKKNDNDGKPGLVESVVDINKKAALLSELSRSLKKRMREKQKLNATGINNKAHGPLAELDLTKVGGNALISENRNDSPRSPTASLVKKHDTNGGTGLDLVEKENIKTYQMKGKLRTYRRKKRRSPDYEENAELIMVARQTSTNSHEVHSFELSKNEIERVQPKENDTSIKVVENVLREKTSSNCSNGGFACVESKNVTGAEKDADLDVSVKQGNLPKVSFPSLEGPLVGCSDKKLLILDINGLLADFVPYCSNAYTADVIISRKSVFKRPFCDDFLQFCFDKFNVGVWSSRTKKNLDKAIDFLMKDSRHKLLFCWHQSHCTKTGFTTVENKSKPLVLKELRKLWDKLEPGLPWNMGDYNESNTLLLDDSPYKALRNPAHTAVFPHSYQYKNTGDSSLGPGGDLRVYLERLAEARNVQEYVAQNPFGQRAITESNPSWGFYQKILSADLYQ